Proteins from one Bacteroidota bacterium genomic window:
- a CDS encoding T9SS type A sorting domain-containing protein: MRSILNMIVISFYITFASAQDINLDRKFYESQPNSFSVEQKTSVLPPLAIQKAPGHYTKQQWRALVDSFWGPGLPTADKLKMFDDFWNLVDQKWGGFPNLIINWDSLKNVYRPEVAAGVSRGRFAAILSRLTRALNEFHTFLYDSGIDSTTRYYPYRSGVPLINIDASGYQTCFGAGLSALPDSTALVYNVIPNHPLGLQPGDVILGYDGKPWLKLYNELLDVELPILKSGAYLSSTAEAAVYLAIKSTGMNWGLFDTIDVKKYGTDQILHYPTSLLSTLTPPYYLAHDQLPVNGVPFPDYRNNKLVSWGVVSGTNIGYIYAWDWGGISIATGPLFAQAVDELMHKYNVQGLILDFRMNLGGMPFYADAGFNHLFNFDSFSNYYLAKRNPGSDHFSFSLTSFNNFLLRPLNPTPEIFDHPIAVLTGPDCISAGDFNAHRMRFHPMVRFFGLPTSGAYTALESSTDMEIGFWNKSYSYRIDHSSVYSNYNNEGYLIHKPFPVDEKVWLTRDGVAKGEDDVVKKAMEWIKAIGYAHSPNVSKTELDPEGDSVTITAVICNTLNHSISVSAMLIDANGKTADSARLYNDGLHGDGTAVDSVWGAIVRPAGENRYSIAIRSDDHVLGTFKKVPYKITLSASPNTPAIPKIIYAAQLNGLFSSLWTLESNSDTVRSIGNSSNINISGIAIRPSTSIVYGLSSNADASTLYSISSTSGVQFPVITFAVGDVVSLTFIHKDTIVVATSTGKLYRCNVNTGGAWLMSSNPELKYWSVSLSPSGKLWASARSIDNAIYVIDINTGMPNKIGSIGFEAIPRSLAFNSAGVLYCLIDNGSGEDYLATLDTTNGIATLVTGNPLNVGNLTSIAMRMDNVNSISNDRTTQLPAVFVLEQNFPNPFNPSTTISYSLPSSANVKLVVFDLLGREIATLVNEEQSAGWKEVEWNATNVSSGIYFYKLTAGSFIGVKKMLVVK; the protein is encoded by the coding sequence ATGAGATCTATTCTGAATATGATTGTCATTTCTTTTTATATCACTTTCGCATCGGCGCAAGATATAAATCTTGACCGTAAGTTTTACGAATCCCAACCAAATTCATTCTCGGTTGAACAAAAAACTTCTGTATTACCGCCACTCGCAATACAGAAGGCACCCGGCCATTACACAAAACAGCAATGGCGTGCATTGGTTGATTCTTTTTGGGGACCAGGACTACCGACCGCCGATAAATTGAAAATGTTCGATGACTTCTGGAATCTTGTCGATCAAAAGTGGGGTGGATTTCCCAATCTTATTATTAATTGGGATTCTCTGAAGAATGTCTATCGTCCAGAAGTTGCCGCCGGTGTAAGCCGCGGACGCTTCGCAGCGATCCTCTCCCGGCTCACAAGAGCGCTCAATGAATTTCATACCTTCTTATATGACTCGGGAATAGACAGTACGACAAGATACTATCCATACAGGTCTGGTGTACCCCTCATAAATATTGACGCAAGTGGATATCAAACATGTTTTGGAGCCGGTCTTTCGGCGTTGCCCGATAGTACTGCTCTGGTGTATAACGTCATTCCGAATCATCCGCTCGGACTTCAACCCGGGGATGTTATTCTTGGGTATGATGGCAAGCCTTGGCTGAAATTGTACAATGAACTGCTCGATGTTGAACTGCCAATTTTGAAGAGTGGAGCATATTTAAGTTCCACCGCTGAAGCTGCGGTGTATTTGGCTATCAAAAGTACCGGAATGAACTGGGGATTATTCGACACGATCGACGTGAAAAAATATGGAACCGATCAAATCCTTCATTATCCTACATCGCTCCTTTCAACGCTGACTCCACCATATTACCTTGCGCACGATCAGCTTCCCGTGAACGGCGTACCATTCCCTGATTATCGAAATAATAAATTGGTTTCGTGGGGTGTCGTTTCAGGAACAAATATTGGATATATCTATGCCTGGGACTGGGGAGGAATATCGATAGCAACAGGCCCCCTCTTTGCACAAGCTGTTGATGAACTGATGCACAAGTACAACGTTCAAGGATTGATACTCGATTTTCGAATGAACTTGGGGGGAATGCCATTTTATGCCGACGCCGGATTTAATCATCTCTTCAATTTCGATTCCTTCTCAAATTATTATTTAGCAAAACGAAATCCCGGCAGTGATCATTTTTCATTTTCTCTTACTTCTTTCAACAACTTCTTGTTGCGGCCATTAAATCCCACGCCAGAGATTTTTGATCATCCAATTGCAGTTCTTACAGGACCAGATTGTATCAGCGCAGGGGATTTTAATGCGCACAGAATGCGTTTCCATCCGATGGTCCGTTTCTTTGGTTTGCCGACGAGTGGAGCCTACACTGCACTGGAGTCATCGACCGATATGGAAATTGGATTTTGGAATAAATCTTACAGTTATAGAATAGATCATAGCTCGGTATACTCTAATTATAACAATGAGGGGTACTTGATTCACAAACCTTTTCCTGTTGATGAAAAGGTGTGGCTCACGCGCGACGGAGTTGCCAAAGGAGAAGATGATGTGGTGAAGAAGGCAATGGAATGGATCAAGGCAATTGGGTACGCTCATTCACCCAACGTTAGCAAAACAGAATTAGACCCAGAAGGAGATTCAGTAACTATTACTGCTGTTATTTGCAATACGCTGAACCATTCAATATCGGTTTCGGCAATGTTGATAGACGCAAATGGCAAAACGGCGGATTCAGCACGACTATACAACGACGGGCTCCATGGCGATGGTACCGCTGTAGATAGTGTTTGGGGAGCAATCGTAAGACCGGCAGGCGAGAATCGTTACTCCATTGCCATTCGTTCAGATGATCACGTACTCGGGACCTTTAAAAAAGTCCCTTATAAAATCACATTATCTGCATCACCAAATACACCAGCAATACCAAAGATCATATACGCAGCACAATTGAATGGTTTATTCTCTTCACTATGGACGTTGGAGTCGAATTCCGATACGGTTCGGTCAATTGGAAATTCATCAAATATCAATATTTCTGGAATCGCTATTCGCCCTTCAACCAGTATTGTCTATGGTCTATCATCAAACGCTGACGCATCAACACTGTACAGCATAAGCAGTACTTCCGGAGTGCAGTTTCCGGTAATAACGTTTGCTGTCGGCGATGTGGTTTCGTTGACCTTTATTCACAAGGACACGATAGTAGTGGCCACATCAACCGGTAAGCTCTATCGCTGTAATGTCAATACCGGCGGAGCGTGGTTGATGAGTTCCAATCCGGAGTTGAAATACTGGAGCGTGTCGCTCAGTCCATCGGGAAAACTTTGGGCTTCTGCTCGGTCAATAGACAATGCTATCTATGTCATTGATATAAATACTGGCATGCCGAACAAGATCGGATCCATCGGTTTTGAAGCTATTCCGCGGTCTCTTGCTTTCAATTCTGCCGGCGTATTGTACTGTCTTATCGATAATGGGTCAGGAGAAGATTATCTTGCTACTCTTGATACAACAAATGGAATAGCAACGCTTGTTACAGGCAATCCATTGAATGTTGGGAACCTAACATCCATCGCAATGAGAATGGATAATGTTAATTCCATCTCTAACGATCGTACAACACAGCTTCCAGCAGTATTTGTTTTAGAACAGAACTTCCCCAATCCCTTCAATCCATCAACAACCATTAGTTATTCACTTCCATCATCGGCAAACGTTAAACTTGTTGTGTTCGACCTGCTCGGAAGAGAAATAGCAACTCTCGTAAACGAAGAACAATCCGCGGGATGGAAGGAAGTGGAGTGGAACGCCACGAATGTTTCGTCAGGAATATATTTTTACAAGCTCACAGCGGGAAGTTTTATTGGTGTGAAAAAGATGCTGGTGGTGAAATAA
- a CDS encoding T9SS type A sorting domain-containing protein, which yields MKTMMRCLVVLGLITVSNAQWVKTNGYGVGGNITFFYISGTTLFAGTDDGIYRSTDNGTQWSAVNTGLTNIQTLYVSGVYIFAGTSGGAFISTNNGSSWTAINGVSGEIVSAFVVSGTNLFVGTSVGGVYVSTNNGSNWTAINNGLINKHVLSLFISGTNLFAGTDLGVFLSTDYGASWTLRNTGLTHSVNAIMVSGSNLIAGSYDGVYLSQNDGLNWTKSSTGALYVNTFIACDNCLFSGSYYYGVSISTNNGSSWMAVNNGLPQYEPYKSHVSALAANGTNLFVGTVGDGVFLSSNNGADWISVSSGLPLKPLPTVNTFAVSGSNLFAGTTGCVYRTTNKGADWTKLNNGLPVNKSVRSLVSIGTNLFAGTDSGVYVSSNNGANWTDASSGLTILEVKTLSASGTNLLAGTAAGVFLSTNNGAKWSKTTLDTVTVTSFAVNGTNLFAGTNKGLFLSVNNGVNWNYLGFIKVSLVYVLPVKADSAIIFVSWIEPTGTDEGNEVFSRSMNNGGSWVRVEYIFPSSMAHSGTTLFAGITRNFATSNNSNTVAEQKEFGGSIFCSNDYGNSWTGVDTGFSYVNSAALAVFGDNLFAGPRCYDIGNNFPGVWRRPLSEMITDVKQSSSPTPEKYSLSQNYPNPFNPSTTLRFSIPERSTVRLSIFNTLGQKISEIVNEVKEAGSYEHSFNASLLASGIYFYRIEVTSVTNSKTFVNTKKMVLMR from the coding sequence ATGAAAACGATGATGAGATGTTTGGTGGTGCTTGGTTTAATCACAGTGTCAAATGCTCAGTGGGTGAAGACTAATGGGTATGGTGTTGGCGGAAATATTACCTTTTTTTACATATCAGGTACAACCCTCTTTGCAGGTACTGATGATGGTATCTATCGTTCTACAGATAATGGTACTCAGTGGTCTGCAGTAAATACAGGTCTGACGAATATTCAAACACTATATGTGAGCGGTGTATATATTTTCGCCGGGACCAGCGGAGGTGCATTCATTTCCACTAATAATGGTTCAAGCTGGACAGCGATAAATGGAGTATCGGGAGAAATTGTTAGTGCTTTTGTGGTTTCTGGCACAAATCTTTTTGTAGGAACGAGTGTCGGTGGTGTTTATGTATCTACCAACAACGGTTCAAATTGGACGGCGATAAATAATGGGCTGATAAACAAGCATGTTCTTTCGCTTTTCATTTCGGGAACGAATCTCTTTGCCGGAACCGATTTGGGTGTCTTTCTTTCTACCGACTATGGCGCAAGTTGGACTCTAAGAAATACAGGGTTGACCCACTCCGTCAATGCGATAATGGTTTCCGGCAGCAATCTTATTGCTGGGAGTTATGATGGAGTGTATCTATCACAAAACGATGGTCTAAACTGGACGAAAAGCAGCACGGGTGCGCTGTATGTCAATACCTTTATCGCCTGCGATAATTGTCTTTTTTCAGGAAGTTATTATTATGGTGTCTCAATATCTACCAATAACGGTTCAAGCTGGATGGCAGTCAACAATGGACTTCCTCAATATGAACCATACAAATCTCATGTGAGCGCACTTGCTGCGAATGGAACAAATCTCTTTGTTGGGACAGTTGGCGACGGTGTTTTTCTTTCTTCCAACAACGGTGCAGACTGGATTTCTGTCAGTTCCGGATTACCGCTTAAGCCGCTTCCCACAGTAAACACTTTTGCGGTTTCCGGCTCGAATCTTTTTGCTGGAACAACCGGGTGCGTATATCGAACGACGAACAAGGGTGCCGATTGGACGAAACTGAATAATGGCCTGCCGGTCAATAAATCTGTGCGCTCGCTCGTATCTATTGGCACAAACCTCTTTGCCGGAACAGATAGCGGCGTTTACGTTTCCTCAAACAACGGTGCAAATTGGACTGATGCAAGCAGCGGTTTAACAATCTTGGAAGTTAAAACCCTTTCTGCATCAGGGACAAATCTATTAGCTGGAACCGCAGCCGGCGTTTTTCTTTCAACCAACAATGGCGCAAAGTGGTCGAAAACAACACTTGATACTGTTACTGTCACATCATTTGCTGTCAACGGCACCAATCTATTCGCAGGAACAAATAAAGGTCTCTTTCTTTCAGTCAATAATGGTGTCAATTGGAATTATTTAGGATTTATTAAAGTGTCTCTTGTTTATGTTTTACCTGTTAAAGCTGATAGTGCAATTATCTTTGTCTCATGGATTGAACCCACTGGTACTGATGAAGGGAACGAAGTATTTTCTCGTTCTATGAACAACGGTGGAAGTTGGGTCAGAGTAGAATATATATTCCCGTCATCAATGGCTCATTCAGGGACTACCCTCTTTGCGGGAATTACACGCAATTTTGCAACCAGTAATAACAGCAATACAGTGGCAGAGCAAAAAGAATTTGGTGGGTCAATTTTCTGCTCGAATGATTATGGAAATAGTTGGACAGGAGTTGATACGGGCTTTAGTTACGTCAATAGCGCGGCACTCGCTGTTTTTGGAGACAATCTCTTTGCTGGCCCCCGGTGTTATGACATAGGCAATAATTTTCCCGGTGTCTGGCGGCGTCCACTCTCCGAAATGATTACCGATGTAAAACAATCTTCTTCTCCAACGCCAGAGAAATATTCTTTATCACAAAACTATCCCAACCCGTTCAATCCATCCACCACTCTGAGATTCAGCATTCCTGAACGAAGCACTGTTCGACTCTCCATCTTCAACACTCTGGGTCAGAAAATCTCTGAAATTGTGAACGAAGTAAAGGAGGCAGGTTCTTACGAACACAGTTTTAACGCATCTCTATTGGCATCAGGAATATATTTCTACAGGATTGAAGTAACATCAGTGACTAATTCAAAGACATTTGTGAATACTAAGAAAATGGTACTTATGCGGTAA
- a CDS encoding T9SS type A sorting domain-containing protein, translating to MKTMMRCLVVLLFVGTIVTQVMAQWKQTGLKNRNITSFAVSGNYLFAGSDSGVYRSTDNGLNWVAVNTGLTNLKISCIMVDGNNLYLGTGNVNESGEGIFKSSNLGTNWTAVNYGLPPTMLNRISSLHSYGGKLFAGGSCLGISTDSGSSWKVDTTYIFIENIFTSGKNLFVGAYIIGGYPYKAFCSKDSGQTWSTVNQLNIFDLKDFNGNCFSFVVDGCNIYGIGVGSCLGVTEYFIVQSTDNGENWKTNFGLGAILYYFTTLAIVQKSDGGPYLFAGRSDASWYDDKRELGAIVLSTNHGMSWSVVDSGLKAFVTYTLVAKGNYLFAGTDSGIWRRPLSEMITDVKQSSSRLPEKYSLSQNYPNPFNPTTTITYSIPERSTVRVSIFNTLGQIISEIVNETKDAGSFEHSFNASQLSSGMYFYRIEAISTQNAGKTFVETKKMILMR from the coding sequence ATGAAAACGATGATGAGATGCTTGGTGGTGCTGCTTTTTGTCGGAACAATTGTGACACAGGTGATGGCGCAGTGGAAGCAAACGGGTTTGAAAAACAGGAACATTACTTCTTTCGCGGTTAGTGGAAATTATCTCTTTGCTGGAAGTGACAGCGGTGTATATCGGTCAACTGATAACGGTTTAAATTGGGTTGCTGTGAATACAGGATTAACAAACTTAAAAATATCATGTATTATGGTCGATGGCAATAATTTGTATTTGGGCACTGGAAATGTAAATGAGAGTGGTGAAGGTATTTTTAAGTCTTCCAATTTAGGAACCAATTGGACTGCAGTAAACTATGGTTTACCTCCAACTATGCTTAACAGAATTTCTTCTCTCCACAGTTACGGAGGCAAACTTTTTGCCGGTGGAAGTTGTCTAGGTATTTCAACAGATAGTGGTTCAAGTTGGAAAGTTGATACAACATATATATTTATTGAAAACATTTTCACATCGGGCAAGAATCTATTTGTGGGAGCATATATTATTGGTGGTTATCCATATAAAGCTTTTTGTTCCAAAGACAGTGGTCAAACCTGGTCGACAGTGAATCAATTGAATATTTTTGATTTAAAAGATTTTAATGGAAATTGTTTTTCATTTGTTGTGGATGGTTGCAATATTTATGGGATAGGTGTTGGTTCGTGTTTGGGTGTTACAGAATATTTTATCGTGCAGTCAACTGATAATGGGGAAAATTGGAAAACCAATTTCGGCCTTGGGGCTATATTATATTATTTTACTACTCTAGCCATTGTACAAAAAAGTGATGGCGGGCCATATCTTTTTGCTGGACGTTCAGATGCGAGCTGGTATGATGATAAGAGAGAATTAGGGGCTATTGTTCTTTCTACAAATCACGGAATGAGTTGGTCAGTTGTCGATTCGGGCTTGAAAGCTTTCGTAACATATACTTTAGTAGCAAAGGGAAATTATCTTTTTGCAGGAACCGACAGTGGTATTTGGCGTCGTCCACTCTCCGAAATGATTACCGATGTCAAACAATCTTCATCTCGGTTGCCGGAAAAATATTCTCTCTCACAAAACTACCCCAACCCTTTCAATCCAACAACAACAATCACATACAGTATTCCAGAACGAAGTACTGTCCGGGTCTCCATCTTCAACACTCTCGGTCAAATAATCTCTGAGATAGTAAATGAAACGAAGGATGCAGGTTCTTTCGAACACAGTTTTAATGCTTCTCAGTTATCTTCAGGGATGTATTTCTACAGGATTGAAGCGATATCAACTCAGAATGCTGGTAAAACTTTTGTAGAAACGAAGAAAATGATTTTAATGCGATAA
- a CDS encoding T9SS type A sorting domain-containing protein produces MKTMMRCLVMILFVGTISTQVMAQWEPANGPVGPCVFYQVSISQPSGDLIMLVATSSGIYRSTNEGDSWILIVNPKPLMYAVKFTVIYPTQSTPIVFANCGDLIKSTDYGLTWSSVQTYPGSRVDNITHSRTALYVLSKDTIYVSYDFGETWTNRNKLPYTGNTVYGIWHFGEKIYASLNDNTIGTLFVSANDGVSWSNTGLLGVYNMFSLVTINNDTILFAQSWSSGDPLYRSKDLGNNWTSINMSGEPALTTYFTEGNNLYRVKENILSRSTDLGEIWTSIGTLPIGPTLGWAGQKYLHGQRIFIAGWKGVCYSIDSGTKWNIANKGLFLPLMTNGESGIGSINLVATNGNISILEYHGWYFESPSSSMYISTNAQKEWKLITPDLGREMHISDVVFDGTDIFVLYGFMSSALTFDAKNSSRPLQYCNFIKSSDSGRTWIDFMNGPNCRSFMVHEGTYYAGEFSDDNTNRGIYLSIDNGMTWQKKNTGLSDSSVYAFALIHEQNMHYVFAGTRIGVFITSNNGNNWALTGQGPKRVISLATKVTQSGTTFIFAGTDSSGVLRSSDRGASWYSANAGPKMLHISKIITTDKYIFSLSSDFISKGGGVFCSSDNGSTWQTVNGLLPDDRISDIAVTDSVLFASVNENGLWSLPLSSIVLDVRNTKINIALNEFILAQNYPNPFNPSTTIRYSVPERSNVRLSIFNTLGQKISEIVNETKDAGSYEQSINASQLSSGISAKGARPPSVGLGYASGVYFYRIEATSTQNSGKTFMDTKKMVLIR; encoded by the coding sequence ATGAAAACAATGATGAGATGTTTGGTGATGATACTTTTTGTCGGCACAATTTCTACCCAGGTGATGGCTCAGTGGGAACCGGCTAACGGACCCGTTGGACCTTGTGTATTCTACCAGGTTTCAATCTCTCAGCCTTCTGGAGATCTCATTATGTTGGTAGCAACATCCAGCGGCATTTACAGATCAACGAACGAGGGGGATTCTTGGATACTGATCGTTAATCCAAAACCTTTGATGTATGCTGTGAAGTTTACGGTAATATATCCAACGCAATCAACACCAATAGTGTTTGCAAATTGTGGTGATTTAATAAAATCAACAGACTATGGGCTTACATGGTCATCTGTTCAAACATATCCTGGCTCTCGTGTTGATAACATAACACACTCAAGGACTGCTCTTTATGTTTTATCGAAAGATACAATTTACGTTTCGTACGATTTTGGTGAAACCTGGACAAATAGAAACAAACTTCCTTACACTGGAAACACAGTTTATGGAATATGGCATTTTGGAGAAAAGATTTATGCTTCATTAAACGACAACACCATCGGAACTTTGTTCGTCAGTGCTAATGACGGTGTGAGTTGGTCGAATACAGGATTGCTAGGAGTTTATAATATGTTTTCATTGGTCACGATCAATAATGACACAATTCTTTTTGCACAAAGCTGGTCAAGTGGTGATCCCTTGTATCGTTCAAAAGACTTAGGTAATAACTGGACAAGTATTAATATGAGTGGAGAACCTGCATTAACAACTTACTTCACTGAAGGTAATAATCTCTATCGTGTAAAAGAAAATATTTTATCAAGATCCACAGACCTGGGTGAAATTTGGACATCAATAGGGACATTACCTATAGGCCCTACATTGGGATGGGCGGGACAAAAATATCTTCATGGGCAAAGAATTTTTATTGCAGGATGGAAGGGTGTCTGTTATTCGATTGATAGTGGAACAAAATGGAACATTGCCAATAAAGGACTTTTCCTGCCATTAATGACCAACGGGGAAAGTGGTATAGGGTCAATTAACTTGGTTGCCACAAACGGGAATATTTCAATACTGGAATATCATGGTTGGTACTTTGAGAGTCCGTCTAGTTCAATGTACATATCAACGAATGCCCAGAAAGAATGGAAGCTTATAACACCTGACTTAGGGAGAGAGATGCATATTTCCGATGTTGTTTTTGACGGGACAGATATTTTTGTTTTATATGGATTTATGAGCAGTGCCTTAACATTTGATGCGAAAAATAGTAGTAGACCATTACAATATTGTAATTTCATTAAATCATCAGATAGCGGACGGACATGGATTGATTTTATGAATGGACCCAATTGCAGGTCATTCATGGTTCACGAAGGGACTTACTACGCAGGGGAGTTTAGTGATGATAATACTAATAGGGGTATTTATTTATCCATTGATAATGGTATGACATGGCAGAAAAAGAATACTGGTTTGTCTGATAGTAGTGTGTATGCTTTTGCTTTGATTCACGAACAAAATATGCATTATGTTTTTGCGGGAACGCGGATCGGTGTTTTTATCACGTCAAACAACGGCAATAATTGGGCGCTCACAGGTCAAGGCCCTAAAAGAGTGATCAGTTTAGCAACAAAGGTTACTCAATCAGGAACGACATTCATTTTTGCAGGGACAGACTCATCAGGCGTACTCAGAAGCAGCGATCGTGGAGCATCATGGTATTCTGCCAACGCTGGCCCAAAAATGCTGCACATATCCAAAATTATCACAACTGATAAATATATTTTTTCCCTCAGTTCAGACTTTATTTCAAAAGGCGGCGGGGTATTTTGTTCAAGCGACAATGGCAGTACATGGCAAACTGTAAATGGCTTACTTCCGGATGATAGAATAAGCGACATTGCTGTTACTGATAGTGTATTATTTGCCAGTGTCAATGAAAATGGTTTATGGTCTTTGCCTCTTTCATCAATTGTTTTAGATGTGCGTAATACTAAAATCAATATCGCTCTAAATGAATTTATTCTCGCGCAGAACTATCCCAACCCGTTCAATCCATCAACCACTATAAGATATTCTGTTCCAGAACGAAGCAATGTCCGACTCTCTATCTTCAACACACTCGGCCAGAAAATCTCTGAAATTGTGAACGAAACGAAGGATGCTGGCTCTTACGAACAATCTATTAATGCATCACAATTATCATCCGGCATTTCCGCCAAAGGCGCCCGCCCGCCATCGGTCGGGCTGGGATACGCCTCTGGCGTATATTTCTACAGGATTGAAGCAACATCAACACAGAATTCAGGGAAAACTTTTATGGATACGAAGAAGATGGTGTTGATAAGATAA